One window of the Amaranthus tricolor cultivar Red isolate AtriRed21 unplaced genomic scaffold, ASM2621246v1 ptg001062l, whole genome shotgun sequence genome contains the following:
- the LOC130804968 gene encoding uncharacterized protein LOC130804968 has protein sequence MLKVANGDHIFFDSKPLIMKPWSPDIDVMKDEVKTIPMWIKLPGLDLKYWGVKALTKICSGVGKFIKPDNSTLNKDKLQFARILIETDLDAPLPDTITFINEKGCTINQVVQYDWKPVLCTLCKRFGHEGKNCKRGATATVKRWVPKVKQTQPLIQTQQQIQQATQQQNDKQQEHEGFTAIKRKASSPQKPTCPAAEDKLSVTNKFDILTGENTGEPETKDGNTMPFEIQLLPTPNHGV, from the exons ATGCTTAAGGTAGCAAATGGTGATcatattttctttgattcaaaACCCTTGATCATGAAACCATGGTCTCCTGATATAGATGTTATGAAGGATGAGGTTAAAACTATACCCATGTGGATCAAATTACCTGGTCTAGACCTGAAATACTGGGGTGTAAAAGCATTGACTAAAATATGTAGTGGAGTTGGAAAATTTATCAAACCTGATAACTCCACACTCAACAAGGACAAGTTGCAGTTTGCCCGCATTCTAATTGAAACTGACTTGGATGCCCCCTTGCCTGACACTATTACCTTcattaatgaaaaaggatgcaCTATTAATCAGGTAGTGCAATATGATTGGAAGCCTGTTCTTTGTACCTTGTGCAAAAGGTTTGGGCATGAAGGGAAAAATTGTAAGAGAGGGGCAACAGCCACTGTTAAACGTTGGGTTCCAAAAGTCAAACAAACCCAGCCTTTGATACAAACACAGCAACAGATTCAGCAGGCCACGCAGCAACAGAATGACAAACAACAAGAGCATGAGGGATTTACTGCTATAAAGCGAAAAGCCTCATCACCACAGAAACCGACCTGTCCTGCGGCTGAGGATAAATTGTCTGTGACCAACAAATTTGACATATTGACAGGGGAAAATACAGGGGAGCCAGAAACAAAGGATGGCAATACCATGCCATTCGAG ATACAGCTGCTGCCCACTCCAAACCATGGTGTGTAG